A single window of Ornithorhynchus anatinus isolate Pmale09 chromosome 3, mOrnAna1.pri.v4, whole genome shotgun sequence DNA harbors:
- the LOC100077317 gene encoding prosaposin isoform X2, with protein sequence MRAFLLFVPCFFGAGSLLPCPGEGSPVFERGGPKPGPRNLEHSIPRAVGLLVLATSLFRQEECAKGSEVWCQNLKIASQCGAVKHCQQTVWSKPTVKSLPCDLCKEVITVVGDLLKNGKTENDIRDYLEKTCGWLPDPRSSECKEMVDSYLPVILDMIKGEVSRPGEVCSALSLCQSLQKQLATQEQQKQLDSNQISEANLPEVVAPFMANVPLLLYPQDKSEQPQEAAKAGGDVCKDCIQLVADVQDAMKTNSSFVESLVAHAKEQCDHLGPAIADMCKNYINQYSDLVVQMVLHMDQQPKDICGMAGFCSSSNQMPLQALTPAKVAAADEIPALELVAPIMSNEAQVKSGPTCELCEYVIKEITKLLEDNKTEENVIHAVEKVCSILPKSMTQECQDLVEAYGKSIVELLLEEASPQLVCSMLGLCAGRRPAQTVHLAELKAEKPKIRGFCDVCKKLVGYLDHNLEQNSTKQEILAGLEKGCSFLPDPYQKQCDEFVDEYEPVLIEILVEMMDPNFVCLKIGACPSAHRPLLGTEECVWGPSYWCKNMETAAQCNAVEHCKRHVWN encoded by the exons ATGCGGGCCTTTCTCCTCTTCGTGCCCTGCTTTTTCGGCGCGG GTTCCCTGCTGCCTTGTCCTGGAGAAGGTTCTCCTGTCTTCGAGCGAGGTGGGCCGAAACCAGGACCACGTAATCTGGAGCACTCCATCCCCAGGGCTGTGGGTCTCCTTG TTTTAGCCACCTCCCTCTTCCGCCAAGAAGAATGTGCCAAGGGTTCTGAGGTCTGGTGCCAGAACTTGAAGATTGCATCTCAGTGTGGGGCTGTGAAACACTGCCAGCAGACCGTCTGGAGCAAGCCAACCGTG AAATCCCTCCCATGTGACTTGTGTAAAGAAGTTATTACAGTGGTTGGAGACCTCCTAAAAAATGGCAAAACAGAG AATGATATCCGTGATTACCTGGAGAAGACCTGTGGGTGGCTTCCAGACCCCAGATCATCTGAGTGCAAGGAGATGGTGGACTCCTACCTACCGGTCATCCTGGATATGATCAAAGGAGAAGTG AGTCGACCTGGAGAGGTGTGCTCCGCTCTCAGCCTGTGCCAGTCCCTCCAGAAACAGCTGGCCACccaggagcagcagaagcagctggACTCGAACCAGATTTCTGAAGCGAATCTGCCCGAGGTGGTGGCTCCGTTCATGGCCAACgtgcccctcctcctctaccctcaAGACAAGTCTGAGCAGCCTCAGGAGGCGGCCAAG GCTGGTGGGGACGTGTGCAAAGACTGTATCCAGCTGGTGGCTGACGTCCAGGATGCCATGAAAACGAACTCCTCCTTCGTTGAATCTCTGGTTGCCCATGCCAAGGAGCAGTGTGACCACCTCGGGCCCGCCATAGCTGACATG TGCAAGAACTACATCAATCAGTACTCTGACTTGGTTGTCCAGATGGtgttgcacatg GATCAG CAACCCAAGGATATCTGTGGAATGGCTGGATTTTGCAGCTCCTCGAATCAGATGCCCCTCCAAGCTCTGACACCAGCCAAAGTGGCTGCAGCTGACGAGATCCCTGCACTGGAGCTGGTGGCCCCCATCATG AGCAACGAGGCGCAGGTGAAAAGCGGCCCTACCTGTGAGTTGTGCGAGTATGTGATCAAAGAGATCACCAAGCTGCTGGAAGACAACAAGACGGAG GAAAACGTGATCCACGCGGTGGAGAAAGTCTGCTCCATTCTGCCGAAATCCATGACGCAGGAGTGCCAAGACTTGGTGGAGGCCTACGGCAAGTCCATCGTGGAGCTGCTCCTGGAAGAGGCCAGCCCTCAGCTAGTGTGCAGCATGCTCGGCCTGTGTGCCGGCCGCAGGCCCGCCCAGACAG TGCACTTGGCTGAACTCAAGGCTGAGAAGCCGAAGATCCGTGGATTCTGTGATGTCTGTAAAAAACTGGTTGGCTATTTGGACCACAACCTGGAGCAGAACAGTACGAAGCAGGAGATTCTAGCTGGGCTCGAGAAAGGCTGCAGCTTCCTGCCAGATCCTTACCAGAAGCAG TGCGATGAGTTTGTGGATGAGTATGAACCAGTGCTGATCGAAATCCTGGTGGAGATGATGGACCCTAACTTTGTGTGTCTG AAAATTGGAGCGTGTCCCTCAGCTCACCGACCTCTCTTGGGAACAGAGGAGTGTGTCTGGGGCCCGAGCTACTGGTGCAAGAACATGGAGACGGCTGCCCAGTGCAAT GCCGTTGAACACTGCAAACGTCACGTTTGGAACTAG
- the LOC100077317 gene encoding prosaposin isoform X4 — MRAFLLFVPCFFGAVLATSLFRQEECAKGSEVWCQNLKIASQCGAVKHCQQTVWSKPTVKSLPCDLCKEVITVVGDLLKNGKTENDIRDYLEKTCGWLPDPRSSECKEMVDSYLPVILDMIKGEVSRPGEVCSALSLCQSLQKQLATQEQQKQLDSNQISEANLPEVVAPFMANVPLLLYPQDKSEQPQEAAKAGGDVCKDCIQLVADVQDAMKTNSSFVESLVAHAKEQCDHLGPAIADMCKNYINQYSDLVVQMVLHMQDQQPKDICGMAGFCSSSNQMPLQALTPAKVAAADEIPALELVAPIMSNEAQVKSGPTCELCEYVIKEITKLLEDNKTEENVIHAVEKVCSILPKSMTQECQDLVEAYGKSIVELLLEEASPQLVCSMLGLCAGRRPAQTVHLAELKAEKPKIRGFCDVCKKLVGYLDHNLEQNSTKQEILAGLEKGCSFLPDPYQKQCDEFVDEYEPVLIEILVEMMDPNFVCLKIGACPSAHRPLLGTEECVWGPSYWCKNMETAAQCNAVEHCKRHVWN, encoded by the exons ATGCGGGCCTTTCTCCTCTTCGTGCCCTGCTTTTTCGGCGCGG TTTTAGCCACCTCCCTCTTCCGCCAAGAAGAATGTGCCAAGGGTTCTGAGGTCTGGTGCCAGAACTTGAAGATTGCATCTCAGTGTGGGGCTGTGAAACACTGCCAGCAGACCGTCTGGAGCAAGCCAACCGTG AAATCCCTCCCATGTGACTTGTGTAAAGAAGTTATTACAGTGGTTGGAGACCTCCTAAAAAATGGCAAAACAGAG AATGATATCCGTGATTACCTGGAGAAGACCTGTGGGTGGCTTCCAGACCCCAGATCATCTGAGTGCAAGGAGATGGTGGACTCCTACCTACCGGTCATCCTGGATATGATCAAAGGAGAAGTG AGTCGACCTGGAGAGGTGTGCTCCGCTCTCAGCCTGTGCCAGTCCCTCCAGAAACAGCTGGCCACccaggagcagcagaagcagctggACTCGAACCAGATTTCTGAAGCGAATCTGCCCGAGGTGGTGGCTCCGTTCATGGCCAACgtgcccctcctcctctaccctcaAGACAAGTCTGAGCAGCCTCAGGAGGCGGCCAAG GCTGGTGGGGACGTGTGCAAAGACTGTATCCAGCTGGTGGCTGACGTCCAGGATGCCATGAAAACGAACTCCTCCTTCGTTGAATCTCTGGTTGCCCATGCCAAGGAGCAGTGTGACCACCTCGGGCCCGCCATAGCTGACATG TGCAAGAACTACATCAATCAGTACTCTGACTTGGTTGTCCAGATGGtgttgcacatg CAGGATCAG CAACCCAAGGATATCTGTGGAATGGCTGGATTTTGCAGCTCCTCGAATCAGATGCCCCTCCAAGCTCTGACACCAGCCAAAGTGGCTGCAGCTGACGAGATCCCTGCACTGGAGCTGGTGGCCCCCATCATG AGCAACGAGGCGCAGGTGAAAAGCGGCCCTACCTGTGAGTTGTGCGAGTATGTGATCAAAGAGATCACCAAGCTGCTGGAAGACAACAAGACGGAG GAAAACGTGATCCACGCGGTGGAGAAAGTCTGCTCCATTCTGCCGAAATCCATGACGCAGGAGTGCCAAGACTTGGTGGAGGCCTACGGCAAGTCCATCGTGGAGCTGCTCCTGGAAGAGGCCAGCCCTCAGCTAGTGTGCAGCATGCTCGGCCTGTGTGCCGGCCGCAGGCCCGCCCAGACAG TGCACTTGGCTGAACTCAAGGCTGAGAAGCCGAAGATCCGTGGATTCTGTGATGTCTGTAAAAAACTGGTTGGCTATTTGGACCACAACCTGGAGCAGAACAGTACGAAGCAGGAGATTCTAGCTGGGCTCGAGAAAGGCTGCAGCTTCCTGCCAGATCCTTACCAGAAGCAG TGCGATGAGTTTGTGGATGAGTATGAACCAGTGCTGATCGAAATCCTGGTGGAGATGATGGACCCTAACTTTGTGTGTCTG AAAATTGGAGCGTGTCCCTCAGCTCACCGACCTCTCTTGGGAACAGAGGAGTGTGTCTGGGGCCCGAGCTACTGGTGCAAGAACATGGAGACGGCTGCCCAGTGCAAT GCCGTTGAACACTGCAAACGTCACGTTTGGAACTAG
- the LOC100077317 gene encoding prosaposin isoform X3: MRAFLLFVPCFFGAGSLLPCPGEGSPVFERGGPKPGPRNLEHSIPRAVGLLVLATSLFRQEECAKGSEVWCQNLKIASQCGAVKHCQQTVWSKPTVKSLPCDLCKEVITVVGDLLKNGKTENDIRDYLEKTCGWLPDPRSSECKEMVDSYLPVILDMIKGEVSRPGEVCSALSLCQSLQKQLATQEQQKQLDSNQISEANLPEVVAPFMANVPLLLYPQDKSEQPQEAAKAGGDVCKDCIQLVADVQDAMKTNSSFVESLVAHAKEQCDHLGPAIADMCKNYINQYSDLVVQMVLHMQPKDICGMAGFCSSSNQMPLQALTPAKVAAADEIPALELVAPIMSNEAQVKSGPTCELCEYVIKEITKLLEDNKTEENVIHAVEKVCSILPKSMTQECQDLVEAYGKSIVELLLEEASPQLVCSMLGLCAGRRPAQTVHLAELKAEKPKIRGFCDVCKKLVGYLDHNLEQNSTKQEILAGLEKGCSFLPDPYQKQCDEFVDEYEPVLIEILVEMMDPNFVCLKIGACPSAHRPLLGTEECVWGPSYWCKNMETAAQCNAVEHCKRHVWN; this comes from the exons ATGCGGGCCTTTCTCCTCTTCGTGCCCTGCTTTTTCGGCGCGG GTTCCCTGCTGCCTTGTCCTGGAGAAGGTTCTCCTGTCTTCGAGCGAGGTGGGCCGAAACCAGGACCACGTAATCTGGAGCACTCCATCCCCAGGGCTGTGGGTCTCCTTG TTTTAGCCACCTCCCTCTTCCGCCAAGAAGAATGTGCCAAGGGTTCTGAGGTCTGGTGCCAGAACTTGAAGATTGCATCTCAGTGTGGGGCTGTGAAACACTGCCAGCAGACCGTCTGGAGCAAGCCAACCGTG AAATCCCTCCCATGTGACTTGTGTAAAGAAGTTATTACAGTGGTTGGAGACCTCCTAAAAAATGGCAAAACAGAG AATGATATCCGTGATTACCTGGAGAAGACCTGTGGGTGGCTTCCAGACCCCAGATCATCTGAGTGCAAGGAGATGGTGGACTCCTACCTACCGGTCATCCTGGATATGATCAAAGGAGAAGTG AGTCGACCTGGAGAGGTGTGCTCCGCTCTCAGCCTGTGCCAGTCCCTCCAGAAACAGCTGGCCACccaggagcagcagaagcagctggACTCGAACCAGATTTCTGAAGCGAATCTGCCCGAGGTGGTGGCTCCGTTCATGGCCAACgtgcccctcctcctctaccctcaAGACAAGTCTGAGCAGCCTCAGGAGGCGGCCAAG GCTGGTGGGGACGTGTGCAAAGACTGTATCCAGCTGGTGGCTGACGTCCAGGATGCCATGAAAACGAACTCCTCCTTCGTTGAATCTCTGGTTGCCCATGCCAAGGAGCAGTGTGACCACCTCGGGCCCGCCATAGCTGACATG TGCAAGAACTACATCAATCAGTACTCTGACTTGGTTGTCCAGATGGtgttgcacatg CAACCCAAGGATATCTGTGGAATGGCTGGATTTTGCAGCTCCTCGAATCAGATGCCCCTCCAAGCTCTGACACCAGCCAAAGTGGCTGCAGCTGACGAGATCCCTGCACTGGAGCTGGTGGCCCCCATCATG AGCAACGAGGCGCAGGTGAAAAGCGGCCCTACCTGTGAGTTGTGCGAGTATGTGATCAAAGAGATCACCAAGCTGCTGGAAGACAACAAGACGGAG GAAAACGTGATCCACGCGGTGGAGAAAGTCTGCTCCATTCTGCCGAAATCCATGACGCAGGAGTGCCAAGACTTGGTGGAGGCCTACGGCAAGTCCATCGTGGAGCTGCTCCTGGAAGAGGCCAGCCCTCAGCTAGTGTGCAGCATGCTCGGCCTGTGTGCCGGCCGCAGGCCCGCCCAGACAG TGCACTTGGCTGAACTCAAGGCTGAGAAGCCGAAGATCCGTGGATTCTGTGATGTCTGTAAAAAACTGGTTGGCTATTTGGACCACAACCTGGAGCAGAACAGTACGAAGCAGGAGATTCTAGCTGGGCTCGAGAAAGGCTGCAGCTTCCTGCCAGATCCTTACCAGAAGCAG TGCGATGAGTTTGTGGATGAGTATGAACCAGTGCTGATCGAAATCCTGGTGGAGATGATGGACCCTAACTTTGTGTGTCTG AAAATTGGAGCGTGTCCCTCAGCTCACCGACCTCTCTTGGGAACAGAGGAGTGTGTCTGGGGCCCGAGCTACTGGTGCAAGAACATGGAGACGGCTGCCCAGTGCAAT GCCGTTGAACACTGCAAACGTCACGTTTGGAACTAG
- the LOC100077317 gene encoding prosaposin isoform X1, whose amino-acid sequence MRAFLLFVPCFFGAGSLLPCPGEGSPVFERGGPKPGPRNLEHSIPRAVGLLVLATSLFRQEECAKGSEVWCQNLKIASQCGAVKHCQQTVWSKPTVKSLPCDLCKEVITVVGDLLKNGKTENDIRDYLEKTCGWLPDPRSSECKEMVDSYLPVILDMIKGEVSRPGEVCSALSLCQSLQKQLATQEQQKQLDSNQISEANLPEVVAPFMANVPLLLYPQDKSEQPQEAAKAGGDVCKDCIQLVADVQDAMKTNSSFVESLVAHAKEQCDHLGPAIADMCKNYINQYSDLVVQMVLHMQDQQPKDICGMAGFCSSSNQMPLQALTPAKVAAADEIPALELVAPIMSNEAQVKSGPTCELCEYVIKEITKLLEDNKTEENVIHAVEKVCSILPKSMTQECQDLVEAYGKSIVELLLEEASPQLVCSMLGLCAGRRPAQTVHLAELKAEKPKIRGFCDVCKKLVGYLDHNLEQNSTKQEILAGLEKGCSFLPDPYQKQCDEFVDEYEPVLIEILVEMMDPNFVCLKIGACPSAHRPLLGTEECVWGPSYWCKNMETAAQCNAVEHCKRHVWN is encoded by the exons ATGCGGGCCTTTCTCCTCTTCGTGCCCTGCTTTTTCGGCGCGG GTTCCCTGCTGCCTTGTCCTGGAGAAGGTTCTCCTGTCTTCGAGCGAGGTGGGCCGAAACCAGGACCACGTAATCTGGAGCACTCCATCCCCAGGGCTGTGGGTCTCCTTG TTTTAGCCACCTCCCTCTTCCGCCAAGAAGAATGTGCCAAGGGTTCTGAGGTCTGGTGCCAGAACTTGAAGATTGCATCTCAGTGTGGGGCTGTGAAACACTGCCAGCAGACCGTCTGGAGCAAGCCAACCGTG AAATCCCTCCCATGTGACTTGTGTAAAGAAGTTATTACAGTGGTTGGAGACCTCCTAAAAAATGGCAAAACAGAG AATGATATCCGTGATTACCTGGAGAAGACCTGTGGGTGGCTTCCAGACCCCAGATCATCTGAGTGCAAGGAGATGGTGGACTCCTACCTACCGGTCATCCTGGATATGATCAAAGGAGAAGTG AGTCGACCTGGAGAGGTGTGCTCCGCTCTCAGCCTGTGCCAGTCCCTCCAGAAACAGCTGGCCACccaggagcagcagaagcagctggACTCGAACCAGATTTCTGAAGCGAATCTGCCCGAGGTGGTGGCTCCGTTCATGGCCAACgtgcccctcctcctctaccctcaAGACAAGTCTGAGCAGCCTCAGGAGGCGGCCAAG GCTGGTGGGGACGTGTGCAAAGACTGTATCCAGCTGGTGGCTGACGTCCAGGATGCCATGAAAACGAACTCCTCCTTCGTTGAATCTCTGGTTGCCCATGCCAAGGAGCAGTGTGACCACCTCGGGCCCGCCATAGCTGACATG TGCAAGAACTACATCAATCAGTACTCTGACTTGGTTGTCCAGATGGtgttgcacatg CAGGATCAG CAACCCAAGGATATCTGTGGAATGGCTGGATTTTGCAGCTCCTCGAATCAGATGCCCCTCCAAGCTCTGACACCAGCCAAAGTGGCTGCAGCTGACGAGATCCCTGCACTGGAGCTGGTGGCCCCCATCATG AGCAACGAGGCGCAGGTGAAAAGCGGCCCTACCTGTGAGTTGTGCGAGTATGTGATCAAAGAGATCACCAAGCTGCTGGAAGACAACAAGACGGAG GAAAACGTGATCCACGCGGTGGAGAAAGTCTGCTCCATTCTGCCGAAATCCATGACGCAGGAGTGCCAAGACTTGGTGGAGGCCTACGGCAAGTCCATCGTGGAGCTGCTCCTGGAAGAGGCCAGCCCTCAGCTAGTGTGCAGCATGCTCGGCCTGTGTGCCGGCCGCAGGCCCGCCCAGACAG TGCACTTGGCTGAACTCAAGGCTGAGAAGCCGAAGATCCGTGGATTCTGTGATGTCTGTAAAAAACTGGTTGGCTATTTGGACCACAACCTGGAGCAGAACAGTACGAAGCAGGAGATTCTAGCTGGGCTCGAGAAAGGCTGCAGCTTCCTGCCAGATCCTTACCAGAAGCAG TGCGATGAGTTTGTGGATGAGTATGAACCAGTGCTGATCGAAATCCTGGTGGAGATGATGGACCCTAACTTTGTGTGTCTG AAAATTGGAGCGTGTCCCTCAGCTCACCGACCTCTCTTGGGAACAGAGGAGTGTGTCTGGGGCCCGAGCTACTGGTGCAAGAACATGGAGACGGCTGCCCAGTGCAAT GCCGTTGAACACTGCAAACGTCACGTTTGGAACTAG